One genomic region from Glaciimonas sp. PAMC28666 encodes:
- a CDS encoding ABC transporter ATP-binding protein has product MAAIQITNVKKRYQSLQALDDVSLTIEEGEFFGLLGPNGAGKTTLISIIAGLNRADTGTVNIHGHDVITDFRNARRNLGVVPQELVFDPFFTVRETLRLQSGYFGLKNNDKWIDEVMENLDLTSKADANMRTLSGGMKRRVLVAQALVHKPPVIVLDEPTAGVDVELRQTLWKFISQLNRDGHTVVLTTHYLEEAQEQCNRIAMLKRGKVVALDTTAGLLRRISGSQLIVHLLPGVALPEALLPLVLQAGSHEKAGKFALRVTAFNEVEPILATLRTAGIVIDDMYLQQADLEDVFLQIMDGKSVDGINVGGPR; this is encoded by the coding sequence ATGGCGGCCATACAAATTACCAACGTCAAAAAACGTTATCAGTCGTTACAGGCATTAGACGATGTTTCTCTTACCATTGAAGAAGGGGAATTCTTCGGCTTGTTAGGGCCTAACGGCGCAGGAAAAACTACGCTCATTTCGATCATCGCTGGCTTGAATCGGGCCGATACTGGCACCGTCAACATTCACGGTCACGACGTGATTACCGATTTCAGGAACGCGCGCCGTAATCTTGGCGTGGTGCCTCAGGAGTTGGTATTTGATCCATTCTTCACCGTGCGTGAAACGTTACGTTTGCAGTCAGGCTATTTCGGACTGAAAAATAATGATAAATGGATCGATGAGGTAATGGAAAACCTCGATTTGACCAGTAAGGCCGACGCTAATATGCGAACCCTGTCCGGTGGCATGAAGCGCCGGGTCCTGGTGGCGCAAGCGCTGGTGCATAAACCACCGGTCATCGTGCTCGACGAGCCAACGGCAGGAGTGGATGTCGAGTTGCGTCAGACCTTGTGGAAATTTATTTCGCAGTTGAATCGCGACGGCCACACAGTTGTTTTAACAACACATTATCTCGAGGAAGCGCAGGAGCAGTGCAATCGCATCGCCATGCTCAAACGCGGTAAAGTAGTGGCGCTTGACACCACGGCTGGGTTGTTAAGGCGTATATCAGGATCGCAACTTATTGTGCATTTGCTTCCCGGCGTCGCCTTGCCAGAGGCTTTGTTGCCGCTAGTATTGCAAGCCGGCAGCCATGAAAAAGCAGGAAAATTTGCGTTGCGTGTCACCGCTTTCAACGAGGTCGAACCCATTTTGGCAACCCTGCGGACCGCTGGCATCGTCATTGATGACATGTATTTGCAGCAAGCCGATCTGGAAGATGTGTTTTTGCAGATTATGGATGGTAAAAGCGTGGATGGCATAAACGTGGGCGGTCCCCGATGA
- a CDS encoding STAS domain-containing protein yields the protein MFRPSHSLTVSNAKLALEAGLRAIASGETEIDLGDVVAVDSAAVATLLAWQCAALNRGTLLHFSSLPSNLESLIDLYGVSDLLSPATHPILADASNTPHH from the coding sequence ATGTTCAGGCCCTCTCATTCCCTCACTGTTAGCAACGCTAAACTCGCTTTAGAGGCCGGATTGCGTGCCATTGCCAGTGGTGAGACCGAGATTGATCTGGGTGATGTGGTGGCGGTGGATTCCGCCGCAGTCGCGACTTTGCTCGCATGGCAATGTGCAGCGCTTAATCGCGGAACATTGCTGCACTTTTCGAGCTTACCTTCCAATCTGGAAAGCCTGATCGATTTATACGGCGTTTCGGATTTGCTCTCTCCTGCAACCCATCCGATTTTAGCAGACGCTTCGAACACCCCCCATCACTGA
- a CDS encoding phospholipid-binding protein MlaC has protein sequence MKTLKKYLAIATTFGALTFAGSAFAQEAPDVLVQRISHEVLDTAKADKSIQGGNQQRIFSLVEEKIIPYVDFDRMTSLAAGRYWRDATPDQKKLLTAQFRSLLIYTYSGALAQVRDQKIDFKPMRGTPTDTDVEVRSQVIQPRGEPIQLNYRMEKLADGWKIYDVNVLGAWLVESYKGTFASEIGRTGMDGLIKMLTDKNKALAARGGK, from the coding sequence ATGAAGACTCTAAAAAAATATTTAGCGATCGCCACCACGTTTGGCGCTCTGACATTTGCTGGCTCCGCGTTTGCGCAAGAAGCACCAGACGTATTAGTTCAGCGCATCAGCCACGAAGTTCTCGACACCGCTAAAGCCGACAAGAGCATTCAAGGCGGCAATCAGCAACGGATTTTTTCATTAGTTGAAGAAAAAATCATTCCTTATGTCGATTTTGACCGCATGACTTCTCTGGCAGCTGGCCGTTACTGGCGCGATGCCACTCCTGATCAGAAGAAATTGTTGACCGCACAATTTCGTAGTTTGCTGATTTACACTTACTCTGGTGCGTTGGCGCAAGTACGTGATCAAAAAATTGACTTTAAACCGATGCGTGGCACACCAACCGACACAGATGTCGAAGTGCGCTCTCAGGTAATTCAGCCGCGTGGCGAACCGATCCAACTTAATTACCGTATGGAAAAACTTGCAGACGGCTGGAAGATCTATGATGTCAACGTATTGGGTGCCTGGCTCGTTGAGTCATATAAGGGGACCTTTGCTTCAGAAATCGGCCGTACAGGTATGGACGGTTTGATTAAAATGTTGACTGATAAGAACAAGGCCCTTGCCGCAAGAGGCGGTAAGTAA
- a CDS encoding VacJ family lipoprotein, protein MKTTTLVSALAVVVVLNGCASTGASNPQDPLEGFNRAMFTVNDKFDQIALKPVATAYKNWLPSFVQTGVNNFFGNLADVWSAANGYLQGNGVDGTTAVMRVAVNTTFGLGGLLDVSSAAGLQKKNKDFGQTLGVWGVGSGPYLVLPLFGPSNIRDAAALPVDFYGDIWSYKYPVRWRNTGEVVRLVDKRANLLDASTLVEDAALDKYEFVRDAYTQRRQSQINGPSKEDN, encoded by the coding sequence ATGAAGACTACGACGCTTGTAAGCGCTTTAGCTGTAGTGGTGGTCTTGAATGGTTGCGCAAGCACCGGCGCCAGCAATCCGCAAGATCCGCTGGAAGGGTTCAACCGGGCGATGTTTACAGTCAATGATAAATTCGATCAGATCGCGCTGAAACCAGTCGCAACGGCGTACAAAAACTGGCTACCGTCATTCGTGCAGACCGGGGTTAACAACTTTTTTGGTAACCTCGCTGACGTATGGAGCGCGGCCAATGGCTACTTGCAGGGCAATGGCGTAGATGGCACCACGGCCGTCATGCGCGTAGCGGTTAATACGACATTCGGTCTGGGTGGTTTATTGGATGTCAGTTCGGCTGCTGGTTTGCAAAAAAAGAACAAAGACTTTGGGCAAACGTTAGGCGTATGGGGCGTTGGTTCTGGTCCTTATCTGGTACTGCCGTTGTTTGGGCCTTCGAATATTCGTGACGCAGCCGCGTTGCCAGTCGATTTCTACGGTGATATCTGGAGTTACAAATATCCAGTGCGCTGGCGTAATACGGGTGAAGTTGTACGCCTGGTCGACAAGCGTGCTAACTTGCTGGATGCTTCAACGCTGGTCGAAGATGCTGCTCTGGATAAGTACGAATTCGTACGCGATGCTTACACTCAGCGACGTCAAAGTCAGATAAACGGACCGAGCAAAGAAGATAATTAA
- the mlaD gene encoding outer membrane lipid asymmetry maintenance protein MlaD, which produces MQQKSVDVWVGLFVIFGALALVFLAFKAGNLGGASFQGSYPVISKFDNIGGLKPRAPVKSAGVVVGRVGAINFDDKNFQAVVTLNMDDRYKFPIDSSAKILTAGLLGEQYIGIEAGGDVKDLVAGENIKMTQSAIVLENLISQLIYSKAADGKDSSQ; this is translated from the coding sequence ATGCAACAAAAATCAGTGGATGTATGGGTCGGCTTATTCGTTATATTCGGTGCTTTGGCACTCGTATTTCTGGCATTTAAAGCAGGGAATCTGGGAGGAGCATCGTTCCAGGGAAGTTATCCTGTGATTTCAAAGTTCGACAATATTGGCGGCCTTAAACCGCGCGCGCCAGTTAAAAGTGCTGGTGTCGTTGTTGGGCGCGTGGGCGCGATCAATTTTGACGACAAGAACTTTCAAGCCGTTGTCACCTTGAATATGGATGATCGTTATAAATTTCCGATAGATAGTTCGGCCAAAATTCTCACAGCGGGGCTGTTGGGCGAGCAATATATCGGCATAGAAGCCGGTGGTGATGTCAAAGATCTCGTCGCTGGAGAGAATATTAAAATGACGCAATCAGCGATCGTGCTGGAGAATCTGATCAGTCAGCTTATCTATAGCAAGGCCGCTGACGGAAAGGATAGTTCCCAATGA
- the mlaE gene encoding lipid asymmetry maintenance ABC transporter permease subunit MlaE, whose translation MMARFFGAVGGHVRQSIMGIGQATRTFFAVLRASGGLIKRPRLISDQIHFIGNYSLLIIGVSGLFIGFVLGLQGYYTLNKYGSEQALGLLVALSLVRELGPVVTALLFAGRAGTSLTAEIGLMKAGEQLAAMEMMAVNPLQRVIAPRFWAGIIAMPLLAAVFSALGILGGYVVGVRLIGVDEGSFWSQMQAGVDVWKDVANGVLKSIVFGVAVTFTALYQGYMAKPTPEGVARATTRTVVIASLTVLALDFLLTALMFN comes from the coding sequence ATGATGGCGAGATTTTTTGGTGCAGTTGGTGGCCACGTGCGTCAATCCATTATGGGAATCGGTCAGGCTACGCGGACCTTTTTTGCGGTTTTACGGGCCTCAGGCGGCTTAATCAAGCGCCCGCGATTGATTTCTGATCAGATCCATTTCATCGGCAATTACTCGCTGCTGATTATTGGTGTGTCGGGTCTGTTTATTGGCTTTGTATTGGGCCTCCAAGGCTATTACACGCTGAATAAATACGGTTCGGAACAGGCCTTGGGTTTATTGGTGGCTCTTTCGCTAGTGCGTGAACTAGGCCCGGTAGTGACGGCGTTGCTGTTCGCCGGTCGTGCCGGTACCTCACTTACCGCCGAGATTGGATTGATGAAAGCCGGAGAACAACTGGCCGCGATGGAAATGATGGCGGTTAATCCACTACAGCGCGTGATTGCGCCAAGGTTTTGGGCTGGAATAATTGCAATGCCATTGTTGGCGGCGGTATTCAGCGCCTTGGGTATCTTGGGAGGCTATGTTGTCGGTGTGCGTCTCATTGGCGTCGACGAAGGTTCTTTCTGGTCGCAAATGCAGGCAGGCGTAGACGTCTGGAAAGACGTCGCTAATGGCGTTTTAAAAAGTATCGTGTTCGGCGTAGCAGTGACTTTTACAGCGCTGTATCAAGGCTATATGGCCAAGCCAACCCCGGAAGGTGTTGCCCGTGCGACGACCAGAACGGTCGTAATAGCGTCCTTAACGGTGCTCGCTTTAGATTTCTTGTTAACGGCGTTGATGTTTAATTAA
- a CDS encoding ABC transporter ATP-binding protein, with protein MGNIVEIRDVEFSYGDRPILSSLSMDFPRGKVIAIMGGSGSGKTTILRLIGGQLQPQGGTIVVDGQVVATLNMTDVYAMRRKMGMLFQNGALFTDLSVYENVAFPLREHTDLPPELLNNLVLMKLQAVGLRNAAQLMPSEISGGMARRVALARAVALDPCLVMYDEPFAGLDPISMRVTATLIRKLNDALGSTSIVVSHDVDESFAIADYIYFLSQGKIVAHGTPDEMRVSTDPYVKQFVHAEADGPVPFHYPGKSFAADLGLERQP; from the coding sequence GTGGGTAATATTGTTGAAATCCGTGATGTGGAGTTCAGTTATGGTGATCGGCCGATTTTGTCGTCCCTTAGCATGGACTTTCCGCGAGGAAAAGTGATCGCGATCATGGGTGGCTCGGGCTCCGGAAAAACCACAATTTTGCGCTTGATTGGCGGGCAATTACAGCCACAAGGCGGGACAATCGTTGTCGACGGCCAGGTAGTAGCGACGTTAAACATGACGGACGTGTACGCTATGCGTCGCAAAATGGGCATGTTGTTTCAGAATGGCGCTTTGTTCACCGACCTGTCTGTCTATGAGAACGTCGCATTCCCGTTGCGTGAGCATACTGACCTCCCGCCTGAATTATTAAATAATCTGGTACTAATGAAATTGCAGGCCGTTGGATTGCGCAATGCAGCACAGCTAATGCCATCTGAAATTTCCGGCGGTATGGCGCGGCGGGTGGCTTTGGCGCGCGCGGTTGCACTTGATCCCTGTCTGGTCATGTACGACGAGCCTTTCGCTGGCCTTGACCCTATTTCGATGCGCGTGACAGCCACGTTGATTCGCAAGCTTAATGATGCGTTAGGCTCCACCTCCATTGTGGTATCGCATGACGTGGATGAGTCGTTTGCCATTGCGGATTATATTTATTTTTTGTCACAAGGAAAGATTGTGGCACATGGCACCCCCGACGAGATGCGCGTTTCCACTGATCCTTATGTGAAGCAATTCGTGCATGCTGAAGCGGATGGGCCGGTACCTTTCCATTATCCCGGTAAGTCGTTCGCGGCCGATCTGGGGCTGGAGCGGCAACCATGA
- a CDS encoding glutamate synthase subunit beta, whose protein sequence is MGKVTGFMEYSRMPETYEAPLARKKHYKEFILQLGDKEAKVQGARCMDCGIPFCNNGCPVNNIIPDWNDLVYRGAYQEALDTLHSTNNFPEFTGRICPAPCESACTLGINDDPVGIKSIEHFIIDKGWENGWVVAQPALVKTGKKVAVVGSGPAGLAAAQQLARIGHDVTVFEKSDRIGGLLRYGIPDFKMEKSHIDRRVAQMEEEGVVFRTGVLVGKDFPTNVNNWSKKTVSPEELKAEFDAVVIAGGAEQPRDLPVPGRELKGVHFAMDFLPQQNKINAGDKVKDQILAGAKNVIVIGGGDTGSDCVGTSNRQGATSVSQFELMPEPPETENKRMVWPYWPIKLRTSSSHEEGCDRDWAVATKRLEGKNGKVEKLIAARVEWKDGKMQEVPNSEFEMKADLVFLAMGFVSPVAQVLEAFGVDKDARGNAKATTDGDGCYKTSVDKVFAAGDMRRGQSLVVWAIREGRQCARAVDEFLMGASVLPL, encoded by the coding sequence GTACAAGGTGCACGATGTATGGATTGCGGTATTCCGTTCTGCAACAACGGTTGTCCCGTAAACAATATTATTCCTGACTGGAACGATCTGGTGTATCGCGGCGCGTATCAGGAAGCACTCGACACCCTACACTCAACCAATAACTTCCCTGAATTTACCGGCCGCATCTGCCCTGCACCGTGCGAGAGCGCATGTACGCTTGGGATCAACGACGATCCTGTCGGCATTAAATCGATCGAACATTTCATCATCGATAAAGGTTGGGAAAACGGTTGGGTCGTGGCACAGCCAGCGCTGGTAAAGACCGGCAAAAAAGTGGCGGTCGTTGGCTCTGGGCCTGCAGGTCTGGCGGCAGCGCAACAGTTGGCACGGATTGGTCATGACGTCACCGTTTTCGAAAAAAGCGATCGCATCGGTGGTTTGCTGCGCTATGGTATCCCTGATTTCAAAATGGAAAAGAGCCATATTGATCGTCGGGTTGCGCAGATGGAAGAGGAAGGCGTCGTGTTCCGTACCGGCGTTTTGGTGGGCAAGGATTTCCCGACCAATGTAAATAACTGGTCGAAGAAGACGGTATCACCGGAAGAATTGAAAGCAGAATTTGATGCAGTTGTGATTGCAGGCGGTGCTGAGCAACCGCGTGATTTGCCCGTTCCAGGACGCGAATTAAAGGGCGTGCATTTCGCCATGGATTTCCTGCCGCAACAAAACAAGATTAATGCCGGCGACAAGGTAAAGGATCAAATCTTGGCGGGTGCCAAAAACGTGATCGTCATCGGCGGCGGTGACACAGGATCGGATTGCGTCGGTACTTCTAACCGTCAAGGCGCTACATCGGTATCGCAGTTTGAATTGATGCCGGAACCACCGGAAACCGAGAACAAGCGGATGGTGTGGCCTTACTGGCCGATCAAGTTGCGGACTTCTTCTTCGCATGAAGAGGGATGCGATCGTGATTGGGCAGTTGCGACCAAGCGCCTGGAAGGTAAAAACGGCAAAGTGGAGAAATTGATCGCAGCTCGCGTCGAATGGAAAGACGGCAAAATGCAGGAAGTGCCAAACTCCGAGTTCGAAATGAAAGCCGATCTGGTATTTTTAGCGATGGGATTTGTATCTCCTGTAGCCCAGGTATTAGAAGCGTTTGGTGTGGATAAAGATGCACGAGGCAATGCGAAGGCGACCACCGATGGCGACGGTTGCTATAAGACGTCGGTCGACAAGGTTTTCGCTGCAGGTGATATGCGTCGCGGCCAGTCGTTAGTGGTCTGGGCAATCCGCGAAGGCCGCCAATGCGCGCGCGCAGTCGACGAATTCCTGATGGGAGCATCAGTGCTGCCGTTGTAA